In Candidatus Methylomirabilota bacterium, the genomic window GCCCCGCCTTGGTCGCGTGGTAGAGGAAGACGGAGTTCAGGACCTCGCGGCCCGCCGGCGGCAGCCCGAACGACACGTTCGAGACGCCGAGGATCGTCTTGCATTCCGGGAAGCGCTGCTTGATCAGGCGGATGCCCTCGATGGTCTCCACGGCCGAGCCGACGTAGTTCGCGTCGCCCGTGCCCACCGGAAAGACGAGCGCGTCGAAGATCAGGTCGCGCGCCGGCACGCCGTACTTCCGCGTCAGCAGCTCGTGGCTCCGCTCCGCGATCGCGAGCTTGCGCGCGCGGGTCACCGCCATGCCCTGCCGCTTGTCCTCGTCGATGCAGCCGACGACGACCGCGCCGCCGTAGGTCTTGAGCAGGGGCACGACCTTCTCGAACCGCTCCTCGCCGTCCTCGAGGTTGATCGAGTTGACGATCGCCTTGCCCTGGCAGTGGCGGAGCGCGATCTCGAGCACCCGCGCGTCGGTCGAGTCGATCATGAGCGGCACCTTGACCATGCGCGTGAGCTGCGCCATGAAGCGGTCCACGTCGGCCGCCTCGTCGCGGTCCGGGTTGGCGAGGCAGACGTCGAGGACCTGGGCGCTGCCCCGGACCTGCGCCCGGCCGATCTCGGCCGCCTCGTCGAACCGCTCGGCGACGATCAGCTCCTTGAACCGGCGCGAGCCGATGACGTTCGTGCGCTCGCCGACGAAGAGCGGGCGGTTGTCGTCGGTCGGGTAGACGACCTCCACGCCGCTCACGGCCTGAGGCTCGCGGGCCGCGGGCACCCGGGGTGGGCGGCCCCGCACGAGCTCGGCGAGGGCCCGGATGTGCGCGGGCGTCGTGCCGCAGCAGCCGCCGACGATGTTGACCCAGCCCTCCTCGACGAAGCGCCGCACCTTGAAGGCGAGGCTCTCGGGCGTCTCGGCGTATTGCCCGCGCTCGTCCGGCAGCCCCGCGTTCGGGTACACGCTCACGAAGCGGGTGGACATCGCCGAGAGCGAGCGGAGGTGATCGGTCATGAACTCGGGGCCGGTCGCGCAGTTGAGGCCGATCGAGAAGAGGTCGAGGTGCTCGAGCGCGACGTACAGCGCCTCCACGCCCTGCCCGGCGAGCATCGTGCCCGTGGGCTCGATCGTGCCGCTCACCATCAGCGGGACCTCGACGCCCGCCTCGCGGATCGCGCGGCGGACGCCGATCGCGGCCGCCTTGAGGTTCAGCGTGTCCTGCTGGGTCTCGAGGAGCAGCGCGTCCACGCCGCCGTCGATCAGCCCGCGCGCCTGGACCGCGTACGCCTCGCGCACCTCGTCGAAGGTGACGTTGCGGGTGACCGAGATCGAGCGGGTCCCCGGGCCCATCGCGCCCACGACGAAGCGCTCGCCCGCGACCTCGCGAGCCAGACGCGCGGCCGCGCGCGCGAGCTCGTACGCGCGCTCGGCCAGGCCGTACTCGCCCAGCACGTAGGGGGCGCAGCCGAACGTGTTCGTCGAGACCACGTCTGCGCCGGCGTCGAAATACGCGGCGTGGATCCAGCGGACGACGTCGGGGCGCGTCAGGTTCAGGTGCTCGTTGCAGCCCTCGTACTGCGGCCCCCCGAAGTCGGCGGCGGTCAGGGCCTTCGCCTGGAGCATGGTGCCCATCGCCCCGTCGAGGACGAGGATGCGTTTCCCGAGCGCGTCGCGTAGCCGGCTCATCGTTCTCATAGTAGCAGGGGCGGGGCCCTGCGTGGTGCGCGACCAACAGATTTCCGGTGACCTCCTGATACTTCGTCCCGGGCGTCGCAGTCACGGACAGCTACCCTTCGTGGATCTCGTATCTGCGCCCGTCATCGGGGAGCGCGGCAACGCACGACGGCTATGTCCGAAGTCCGAGACAGCCGATGTCCAGGAACGGAGACGTTGACACGGGCCGCCCCGGCTCGTTCAATGTAGAGACATCACTACGCTGGAGGACCCGGGATGCAGATGGGTTTGCGCGAAGCAAACCAGCACTTCTCGAAGGCGGTCCGCGCCGTCAAGGCCGGCCGGGAAGTCGTGCTGACGGAGCGGGGCCGACCGATCGCTGTGATCGCGCCGCTCAAGGTCTCGGGCGAGGCGGCGGCGCTCAGACGGATGGAGGCGTCCGGCCTCCTGATCCGGGCCACCGAGCACGGCCCAATGGCGCCGTTCCGGCCGAGACGGATCAAGGGTAGGCCTTTGTCCGCCACGGTCATCGAGGCCAGACGGGCCCGCTGATGCCGGCAGCCTGGGCCTATGTCGACGCGAGCGCCCTCGTGAAGCGCTACGTCGGGGAATCGGGCTCGAGCCGCGTCGTGTCGCTGTTTCGCCGACATCGATTCCTCTCTTCGGCCATCGTGCCCCTCGAGATCCTGTCTGCCCTCTCCCGGCGAAGGTTGTCCGGCGAGTTTGGCGATCGTGACTTCCAGGCGGCCATCGCACGGATGACGGTGGACCGAGCTCGCTGGGAGCTTATCGGCCTCACCTCGCTCGACGCCGTGCATGTGGCGTCCGCGCTGGCCTTTCACGAGGAGACTGGAAGCCGGCTGCGTTTCGTCACGGCTGCGCCCCGCCAGCGTGCCGCCGCCCAGCGCTGCGGCCTTCCGGTGGTCTGGGTCGGATAGTTCGGTTATCTTTGGCTCCATGACCGAGCCCGCCCTCTCGCTCGACGGCATCCGCGTCGTGGATCTCTCCCGCGTCCTCGCCGGGCCCTTCTGCGGCGCCCTCCTCGGCGACATGGGCGCCGACGTCGTCAAGGTCGAGGACCCCACGGTCGGTGACGAGTCGCGCACCTGGCCCCCGCACAAGGACGGCGAGGCGGCGGGTTACCTCGTCAACAACCGCAACAAGCGCGGCATCGCGGTGGACTTGAAGGCGCCCGAGGGCGTCGAGATCGTCCGCCGACTCGCGCGCCGCGCCGACGTCCTCATCGAGAACTTCCGCACTGGGACCATGGAGGAGTTCGGCCTCGGCTGGGACCGCCTCGCGGCCGAGAACCCGCGCCTGGTCTACTGCTCAGTTTCGGCCTTCGGCCGGACGGGCCCTCGCGCCGAGGGCGCGGGCTACGAGGCGCTCATGCAGGCGTTCAGCGGCATCATGTCCATCACGGGCGAGCCGGGCGGCCCACCCGTCCGCTGCGGCGTCTCCTTCCTCGACCTCACCACGGGCATCCTCTGCGCCTTCGGCGTCGTGAACGCGCTCCTCTACCGCGAGAAGAGCGGCGTCGGGCAGCGCGTGGACGGCTCGCTGCTCGAGACGGCCATCGGGCTCCTGAACTTCCAGGCCGAGGGCTACCTGCTCGCGGGCACCGTGCCCCGAGCCCTCGGCTCGGCCCACCCGGCGCTCTCGCCGTACCGGAACTTCCGCTGCCGCGACGGCCAGTGGGTCTTCATCGCCGGCGCCAACGACCGCCTGTGGCGGCGGCTCGTGACGGCGCTCGGTCTCGCGGCGATGGCGGACGATCCGCGCTTCGCCATCAACATCGAGCGCGTGAAGCACCGCCGCGAGCTCGAGACGGCGCTGGAAGAGGCCATCGTGCGCCACGACCGCGACGCGCTGCTGAAACTGCTGGACGAGGCGGGTGTGCCCGCGACGCCCGTGAACACCGTGGACCAGGTGCTGGACGATCCGCAGACGGCGACGCGCACGGTGATCCGGCGCATGCGGCATCCAAAGCTCGGCGAGATCCCCGTGGTCGGCATGCCCATCGCGTTCTCGGCCATGGACCCGTCCGTGCGCCGTCATGCACCGCTTCGGGGGGAGCACACCGACGAGGTCCTGGCCGAGCACGACTACACCGCGGCCGAGATCGCGGCCCTCCGCGCGAAGAAGGTCGTCGTGTAAGCATCCGTGACGGAGGCGGTCTCTGTATCCGAGAGGGTACGCTTCAAATTCGAAGGGTATGGGATGGGCGAGCCCGTGACGCTGCCCGTCGAGGATTAGCGCGTGTACGCCAATCTCTGGGACGAGCTCGTCAAGCTGATCCTGAAGCTGATCAACGGCTGAGCCGCCGCTCAGCTCTTCGCGCTCGGCGCCAGGCCCGCGAGCCGGGCGACGACGTCGAAGACGACGGCGAAGTCGTAGCCGGCGAGGCCGAGCCCGCGCGCGGCCGTCAGCAGCTCGTTGGTCACCGCCACGGTCGCGAGGGGCACGCCGGTCGAGCGTCCGAGGTCGAGCGCGAGCCCGAGGTCCTTCTGCATCATCCCGACGTCGAACCACGCCTCGGCCGGCATGCCGAGGACGAACGGGCCCCGGTACTTCAGCATCGGCGAGGCGACGACACTCCGGAGCAGCGCCTCGACCGCGCGCTCGCGCGCGACGCCGGCCTTCTCGGCGAGCAGCACCGACTCCGCGAAGGCGAGCATCTGGACGGCGAGGCCCTGGTTGATCGCGATCTTCATCGCCTTCGCGAGGCCGACGGCGCCCACGTGGGTGATCGTCGGTCCGATCGCGGTGAGGTAGGGGCGGACGCGCTCGAGCGCCGGGGCGGTCCCGCCCACCATGAACGAGAGCTGGCCCGCGTCGAGCGTGGCCGGCGAGCCCGACACGGGCGCGTCGAGCAGCTCGGCGCCGCGCGCGGCGACGTCGGTGGCGAGGGCGCGGACCGCCTCGGGGCTGACGGTGCTCATCTCGACGAGGACAGCGCCCGGGCGCAGCCCCGCGAGGATCCCGTCGGGGCCCCGCGTGACCGCCTCGAGCGCCGCGGTGTCCGTCACCATGGTGAAGATCGCGTCGGCCGCCTGGGCGACCTCGCGCGGCGACGACACGAGGCGCAGGCCGGAGTCGGCGAGCCAGCGCGCCTTCTCGCGCGTCCGGTTGTAGCCGACCACCGGGTGCCGCGCGTCGAGCAGGCGCTTCGCCATGCGCCCGCCCATCACGCCGAGCCCCACGAAGCCGAGCGTCACGCCGGTCACGGATCGGCGACCGCGATCGCGCTGATCTCGAGCTTGCAGCGCGGGTGCGTCGCGAGGCGTGAGACCTCGACGGTCGTCGTCGTCGGCAGGTGGCCGCCGAGGTAGCGCGCCCACACACGGTTCAGGTCGTCCTGCTCGCGGACGTCGGTGAGATAGCGCGTGGCGGCGACGAGATCCCGCAGCGTGCAGCCCGCGGCCTCGAGCGTCTTCTCGAGGTTCTCCATCACGAGCACGGCCTGCGCCTCCATCGTCGGCGGCAGGTCGAAGTCCTCCTCGCGGTGCGGGTGATGGTGGTACACGGCGGCCGCGGTCACGCCCGAGAGAAACACGAGACTGCCGCGGCGGACGACGATCCCGGGCGCATAGGGCATGACCACGTCGCTGCGCCGAGCCGCGTGGTGGACGATCGCGATCTCCTTGGCCATCGAGCGCCTCCCCGGAGCGTTGCCGTCGCATCCTATCACGCCGCGTTGACCCGGGGCCGAAGGCCGGATACCCTCCGACGCTGTGGACTCGCTGAACGGACGGGTCGCGGTCGTGACGGGCGGCGCGAGCGGGATCGGGAAAGCGCTCGCGGAGGCGTTCGCGGGCGAGGGCGCGAAGGTCGTCGTCGCCGACCTCGACGAGGCGGGGATGGCCGGGGTCGTCGCGGGGATCCGCGGGCGCGGCGGCGAGGCGCTCGCCGTGCGCGCCGACGTCACCGACCTCGCCTCGGTGCAGGCGCTCGCCGACCGGGCCTTCGCGGCATTCGGCCGCGTGCACGTCCTCTGCAACAACGCGGGCGTCGCGCTCTGGGGCGGGCTCGAGACCGCGACCCATCGCGACTGGCAGTGGGCGCTCGGCGTGAACCTCTGGGGCGTGATCCACGGCCTCGAGGCGTTCCTGCCGCGCATGCTCGCGCAGAAGGAGCCCGGGCACATCGTCAACACCGCGTCGATGGCGGGGCTGGTCGCGACGGCCGGCCTCGGCATCTACAACACGACCAAGTACGCCGTCGTCGGGCTCTCCGAGACGCTCGCGAAGGACCTCAAGGCGTACGGGATCGGCGTCTCCGTGCTCTGCCCGATGGGCGTGCAGACGCGGATTCGCGAGAGCGACCGCAGCCGGCCCGCCCACCTGCGGAACGAGACGCCGACGCGCGCCGAGCCCGTCGAGCTGATGGGCCGTTTCCTGGCGCCGGAGGTGGTCGCGCGCATGGTGCTCGCGGCGATCCGCGCGGGCGAGCTCTACGTGATCACCCACGACGAGGGACTCGAGCCCCTCCGTCGCCGCTTCGAGCGGATGGAGCGGTCCATCCGCGCAAGGAAGTCCTAGCCACGATCCCGTCGACCTGGATCGGTACCCGCGCCGACCTGGCCGCCGTTCTCCCGCGGCTGGCGGCGGCCGGCGATGTCGCGCTCGACACCGAGGGCGACAGCCTCCACCACTATCCCGAGCGCCTCGCGCTGGTGCAGCTCGCGACCCCGTCGGGCGAGGTGTGGCTCGTGGACCCGCTGGCGGTGGACGACCTCTCGCCGCTCGGGAGCCTCTTCGCCGGGCCCGGGATCACGACGCTGCTCCACGCGGGTGACAACGACCTCACGCACCTCAAGCGCCGCCACGGCATGAGCTTCACGGCGCTCTTCGACACGCACGTCGCCGCGCGGTTCCTCGGTGAGCCCGCGCTCGGCCTCGATGTCCTCGTCCGGCGCTACCTCGGCCTCGAGCTCCCGCCCTCGCGCCAGCGCGACGACTGGTCGGCGCGCCCGCTCTCGGAGGCGCAGCGGGACTACGCGGCGGCCGACGTCCTCCACCTCGTCGCGTTGAAGGAGCGACTCGCGGACGAGCTCCGGCGCGTGGGGCGCCTCGCGTGGGTGGAGGAGGAGTGCGCGGCGCTCGCGGCCCAGCCCGTGCCGGAGCGCGCGCCCGACCCGAACGCCTTCGTCTCGCTGAAGGGGGCACGCGAGCTCCCGCCCCGCGGCCTCGTCGTGCTGCGCGAGCTCCACGAGCTCCGCGAGCGGCTCGCGCTCGCCGCCGACCGGCCGCCGTTCAAGATCCTCCAGGAGGAGACGCTGGTGCGGCTCGCGCAGGCGTCGCCGACCGACCGCGCGTCGCTGGCGGAGGTCCCGGGATGCACCGCGCGGGTGATCGCGCGCTGGGGCGACGCGCTCCTCGGGGCGCTCGCGCGCGCCCAGGCGCTGCCGGAGTCCGACCTCCCGGTGCTCGAGCGCCGGCCGCGGCCGCGCATCGCCGGAAGCGTCCAGCGCCGGATCGAGCGCCTGCGGAACTGGCGGGCCGAGGCGGCGCCGCGGGCGGGTCTCGAGCCGGGTCTCGTCCTGCCGAACCGGCTCATCGGCGCGATCGCCCGCGCGGGCCCGCGCGACGTCGCGGAGCTGGCGGCCGTGGACGGCGTGCGGCGCTGGCGCGCCGAGGTCTTCGGCGCCGAAATCCTTGCGGCGCTCGGCTCGGCGTGAGAAAGATGAAGTCCATGGCGGACTGGCGGACGAACCTGATCGACGACGATGCGGGGCTCGTCGCGATCCTGAACGGGACGAAGACGGTGGCGGTCCTGGGCGCCAAGCCCGGCGCGGCCGAGCCCGCGTACTACGTGCCCGCGTACCTCCGGGCGCGCGGCTATCGCATCCTGCCCGTCAACCCCGTGGTCGCCGGGCGCGAGCTCCACGGGACCAGGACCGTGGCGCACCTCGCGGACCTCGCCGAGCCCGTGGATGTCGTCGAGATCTTCCGGCGGCCGGAGTATCTGCCGGCCCACGCCGGGGAGATCCTCGCGCTGCCGTGGCGGCCCGCGGCCGTGTGGTTCCAGCTCGGGATCCGGAACGGTGCCGCGGCCGAGCGCCTCGCGCGCGCCGGGATCCGCGTCGTGCAGGACCGCTGCATGATGCCCGAGCACAAGAGGCTCCTGCATGGCCGGTGAGTACGCGTTCGTCATGAAGGACCTGCGCAAGGTCGTCCCGCCCAAGCGCGAGATCCTGCGCGGCATCTGGCTCTCGTTCTTCCACGGCGCCAAGATCGGCGTGCTCGGCGCCAACGGCGCCGGGAAGTCCTCGCTGCTCCGGATCATGGCCGGCGTGGACAAGGATTTCCTCGGCGAGGCGTTCCCGGCGGCCGGGCTCCGCATCGGCTACCTCCCGCAGGAGCCCCAGCTCGATCCGGCGAAGGACGTGCGCGGCAACATCGAGGAGGGCGTCGGCGAGACGCGCGCGATCCTCACGCGCTTCGAGGAGGTGTCGGCGAAGCTCGGCGAGCCCCTCGCCGCGGCGGAGATGGAGAAGCTGCTCGAGGAGCAGGCGCGGCTCCAGGACAGGATCGACGCGGCGAACGCGTGGGACCTCGACCGCACGGTCGAGATGGCGATGGACGCGCTGCGGGTGCCGCCGGGCGACATGGACGTCGGGACGATTTCGGGAGGCGAACGCCGGCGCGTGGCGCTCTGTCGACTGCTGCTCCAACGACCGGATATGCTGCTCCTCGACGAGCCGACGAATCATCTGGACGCCGAGTCCGTCGCCTGGCTCGAGCGCTTCCTCAAGGAGTACCCGGGCACCGTCGTGGCCGTCACCCACGACCGCTACTTCCTCGACAACGTCGCGGGCTGGATCCTCGAGCTGGACCGCGGCCACGGCATCCCCTGGGAGGGCAACTACTCCTCGTGGCTCGCGCAGAAACGCGAGCGGCTCGCGCGGGAGGAGAAGGCCGACGCCGCCCGCCAGCGGACGCTCGCGCGCGAACTGGAATGGGTCCGGATGGCGCCGCGCGCGCGCCAGGCCAAGTCGAAGGCCCGCCTCCAGAACTACGAGGCGATGCTCGCGGAGTCGTCCGACCAGCGAGCTCAGGCCCTCGAGATCGTGATCCCGCCGGGGCCACGCCTCGGCGACGTCGTCGTCGAGGCCGACCACGTGGCGAAGGCCTACGGCGACCGCGTCCTCATCGAGGACCTCACGTTCAAGCTCCCGCGCGGCGGGATCGTCGGCGTGATCGGCCCGAACGGCGCCGGCAAGACGACGCTCTTCCGGATGATCGTCGGCCAGGAGAAGCCCGACGCGGGCTCGCTCCGTGTCGGCGAGACCGTGACGCTCGCCTGCGTGGACCAGAGCCGCGACGCCCTCGACGGGAAGAAGACCGTCTGGGAGGAGATCTCCGGGGGCGCCGACACGCTGAGCGTCGGCGGCCGCACGCTCCAGTCGCGGGCCTACGTCGCGTCGTTCAACTTCAAGGGGAGCGACCAGCAGAAGCGGGTCGGCGAGCTCTCGGGCGGCGAGCGCAACCGGCTCCACGTCGCCACCACGCTGAAGCGCGGCGCGAACCTGATCCTGCTCGACGAGCCGACGAACGACCTGGACGTGGACACGCTGCGCGCCCTGGAGGACGCGCTCCTCGACTTCGCCGGCTGCGCCGTGCTGATCAGCCACGATCGCTGGTTCCTCGACCGCATCGCCACCCACATCCTCGCCTTCGAGGACGAGGGCCGGGTGGTGTGGTTCGAGGGGAACTACGCCGACTACGAGGCTGACCGCAGGAAGCGCCTCGGCGCCGAGGCCGAGCGGCCGCACCGCCTCAAGTACAAGCGCCTGCCTCGCGCCTGAGCGGGCGCCGGCAGCAGACGAGGACGTTCTCGCCGCCGGGGCGCACGCGCGCGAGCCCCACCTCGGCGAAGTACGGCCGCAGCGCCGCGGCGAGGCCGCGCGCGCCGTCGCGGCGGTGGCGGTTCAGCACGAGCGATCCCCGCGGCGCCACCAACGGCGCGAGCGCCTGCGCGAGCGCCCGCGCCCGCTCGGGCGTCTCGCCGTAGGCGGTGTCCTCCATGACGAAATCGAAGCGCCGCCGTCCATGCGCGAGCCAGCGAATGACGCGCTCCGCGTCGCCCACCAGGTACTCGACGCCGCCCAGCGCGCTGAGGCCGAACCAGTCGAGCGCCGCGCGGAGGACGGCCGGATCGCGCTCGATCGCCGTCACCGCGCGCGGGCGCGCCAACACGCGGAGAAGGTGGAGCTGGGTGCCGCCGCCGAGGCCGACGAGGAGCACCGACGGCCGTGGGGGCACGCCGGCGGCGGAGAGCGCGCGCCACCAGTACTCGCGGCGAACCGGCGACCAGTCGCCGTCGAGCGGGTAGACGGAGAGGATGTCCCCGCTCACGATCAGGCGGCGCTCCCGCCGGTAATCCACGACGCGGATCCGTCCCGAGAACCGGGAGCGCGTCTCGAAGACGGTCCTCGAGCGCCTGCGGCGTCTCAGCGCAGGGCCGGCGCGCGGGCGAGTCGCCCGGCTCAGTCGTAGACGCAGAAGAATCGCCGCTGGTTGGTCGCGAAACCCAGCACGAGCCGGGGCAGGGCCCGCCGAGCGTACGCCGCTTCCGGACGATCCGGGACCGCGCGCAGGACACCGTCGTACAGGGCAATCGCCCTCTGCCTGGCCGTCGGGGCGCCCGTCTGATACCGCGCGGGCTCCGCGTACTGGTCCTCGGGCGAGGCCTGGCTCAGCGACCACCACGTCTCGTAGGCCTGCGCCAGCTGGAACTCGACGTCCACCCGCACGGGGCTCCCCGGACGTCCGGCGAGGAAGGCCTCGCCCTCGCGGATCACGTCGCGGAACCGGTCGCTGCCCTTGCTGCAGCCGACACTCGTGTCCCAGCCGAGATCGAGCAGTCGCACGAACGCACGCTCGCCCCACGGGCTCCCGGGGCTCTCTCTCCAGACCTGCCACAGGAGATCGTGACCGTAGACCCAGGTCGCGCCGAGCGGCGCCCATTGCCACGTGAGGCCGTGCGCGCCGAGCGCCCGGCGGCGGGCGTCCCACTCAGGCGAGCGCTCGTCCGCGCTCGCGAGCTGGCGCGCGAGCTGATCGGCCGCGAGGAGGAGCGCGGAACGGCGCGCGTCCCGCGCCGCGGCCGCCTTCAGGAGATCCACGGCCATCGCGTAGGCCTTCGCCTGCGCGGCCGGATCCATCGGACTCTCCCTGAAGCGCGCGAGCAGCCCGCCGTAGTCTGGATACGTTGCGCGCAGCTCGTCGCCGAGCAGGGCGGCGAGCCGCGCCTCCACCTGCTCCGCCCAGGCCGGCGCTCCCGTCGCCGCCCGCTCGCGCTCGTCCTCCCTGAGGGCGGCGAGGAGCGGCCGGTGGCGGGCGAGGACCCCGACGTACGGGGAGCCCGCGGTCGGCTCGTCGACGTACAGCAGGATCTCCAGCGCGTCGGTCCGCCACCGCCTGACGTCGCGCCAGGACGCGGCGCCGAACTCGAGCACCGTCGGCGTCGCCGGGCGCTCGCCCGCGCCGTGGCGCGCGGAGATCCGCTCGGCGAGCCCCCGATGACGCTCGGCGAGCGCCGCCGCGGAGGGGCCCGGCGGGGCGACCGTCACGCGGAGCTGCTCGAGCCGCGGTGCCGGAGGATCGCCCGGCAAGACGTAGAAGAACCACTCGCTGACGGTGGCCGCGGCCTCGCGGCGGCAGCGGTACGCCCATTCCTCGTCGGCCGTCGTCCAGCTTCCCGTGCTGCGGACGCGCTCGCAGCTCGCCGGCGGGCCGGGGCGCGTCCACTCCTCGTAGGTGGCGCCCCAGCGCGCAGCGCCCAGCGCGCCCCACGCCTCCTCGACGGTCGCGTCGGCCGCGGCCGCCGCGTGCGGCGCGAGGGCGAGCGCGAGCGCGAGGAGCGCGGGGCCGTGGCGCGCCACCGCCCGGCTCAGCGCGGGGCCATGCGGATCGCGCCGTCGAGGCGGATCGTCTCGCCGTTGAGCATGCCGTTCTCGACGATGTGGAGCACGAGCGCGGCGTACTCGTCGGGGCGGCCGAGCCGCGGCGGGAACGGCACCTGCTTGGCGAGTGACTGCCGCGCGGGCTCGGGCAGGGTGGCGAGGAGCGGCGTGTCGAAGATCCCCGGCGCGATCGTGCAGACGCGGATGCCGAGCTCGGCGAGGTCGCGCGCGATCGGTAGCGTCATGCCGACGATGCCGCCCTTGGAGGCGGAGTACGCCGCCTGACCGATCTGGCCGTCGAACGCGGCGACGGAGGCGGTGTTGACGATGACGCCGCGCTCGCCCGCGGCGCTCGGCGCGTTCTGGGCCATGATCGCGGCGGCGAGCCGGATCGCGTTGAAGTGGCCGATCAGGTTGATGTTGATGACGCGCGTGAAGTCCTCGAGCCGCGCCGCGCCCTGCTTGCCGACGGTCTTGGCCGCGGTGCCGATCCCCGCGCAGTTCACGAGGACGTTGATCCCCCCGAACCGCTGCCGCGCCTGGTCGCAGGCACCCGCGACCTGGTCGCCGCTCGTCACGTCCGCCGGCGTGAAGAGGGCGTTGCCGCCGAGCGCCGCGGCGACGTCGGCGCCCTTGGAGGCCGGCAGGTCCAGCAGCGCGACCCGGCCGCCCGCCTTCACGATGCGCTCGGCCGTCGCGCGCCCGAGCCCCGACGCGCCGCCAGTGATCACGGCGTTCACGGTTCGAAGTTCCATCGCTGCCTCCTTCGAGATTTGCGTCCCCCGCCTCGGCGGATTCTAGCCCAACGGGCCGTCCTGCCTACCCGAACAGGGGGCTTGACTGATACTAAACATCTGATTAGTCTCTAACTCCCATGACGGTCGGTGAGCTCCTCC contains:
- a CDS encoding 3-hydroxyacyl-CoA dehydrogenase, which produces MELRTVNAVITGGASGLGRATAERIVKAGGRVALLDLPASKGADVAAALGGNALFTPADVTSGDQVAGACDQARQRFGGINVLVNCAGIGTAAKTVGKQGAARLEDFTRVININLIGHFNAIRLAAAIMAQNAPSAAGERGVIVNTASVAAFDGQIGQAAYSASKGGIVGMTLPIARDLAELGIRVCTIAPGIFDTPLLATLPEPARQSLAKQVPFPPRLGRPDEYAALVLHIVENGMLNGETIRLDGAIRMAPR
- the ettA gene encoding energy-dependent translational throttle protein EttA produces the protein MAGEYAFVMKDLRKVVPPKREILRGIWLSFFHGAKIGVLGANGAGKSSLLRIMAGVDKDFLGEAFPAAGLRIGYLPQEPQLDPAKDVRGNIEEGVGETRAILTRFEEVSAKLGEPLAAAEMEKLLEEQARLQDRIDAANAWDLDRTVEMAMDALRVPPGDMDVGTISGGERRRVALCRLLLQRPDMLLLDEPTNHLDAESVAWLERFLKEYPGTVVAVTHDRYFLDNVAGWILELDRGHGIPWEGNYSSWLAQKRERLAREEKADAARQRTLARELEWVRMAPRARQAKSKARLQNYEAMLAESSDQRAQALEIVIPPGPRLGDVVVEADHVAKAYGDRVLIEDLTFKLPRGGIVGVIGPNGAGKTTLFRMIVGQEKPDAGSLRVGETVTLACVDQSRDALDGKKTVWEEISGGADTLSVGGRTLQSRAYVASFNFKGSDQQKRVGELSGGERNRLHVATTLKRGANLILLDEPTNDLDVDTLRALEDALLDFAGCAVLISHDRWFLDRIATHILAFEDEGRVVWFEGNYADYEADRRKRLGAEAERPHRLKYKRLPRA